From one Lycium ferocissimum isolate CSIRO_LF1 chromosome 5, AGI_CSIRO_Lferr_CH_V1, whole genome shotgun sequence genomic stretch:
- the LOC132057020 gene encoding L-type lectin-domain containing receptor kinase IV.1-like, protein MFFKIEALIVPALFVLANSEELGFIYNGFNRANLSLDGIAQYTPNGLLQLTNTSRLQKGHAFYPTPINFKNLPNGSNFSFSTTFVFAMVPFVLPGHGMAFVIAPVGGLADALPSQFLGLFNDNTTGKVNDHVFAVEFDTVQNREFNDIDANHVGIDINGLKSVESKPAGYYGVKFNNMTLASGQPMLGWVDYDGVAKQINVTLAPMNMAKPNVPLLSISYDLSPILNETMFIGFSGSTGSIFSTQYVLGWSFKMNGIAQGLDLAMLPKLPRVGPKKQSKLLLIALPMISAVVLVIAFSVLIYYVGRKRKFAELLEDWELEYGPHRFKYKDLYIATKGFGNKELLGFGGFGRVYRGVLPTSSIEIAVKRVSHESKQGLREFVAEIVSIGRLRHRNLVPLLGYCRRKGELLLVYEYMPNGSLDKFLYDKPTCALNWNQRFRVIKGVASALVYLHEEWEQVVIHRDVKASNVLLDSELNAKLGDFGLARLYDHGSDPLTTHIVGTVGYLAPEQTRTGKATTISDVYAFGAFLLEVACGRRPIDPRVSDEDIVLVDYVFSCWSRGDILEAIDQNLGNEYIKEEVELVLKLGLVCSQTEPAARPSMRQALIYLEDIVPPPPPELSSLQSSTLGFTFPGFDHHLAMSSSFSADKELSYPSSDSDSLLYTGP, encoded by the coding sequence ATGTTTTTCAAGATTGAGGCATTGATTGTGCCTGCTCTTTTTGTTCTTGCAAACTCTGAAGAGCTTGGATTCATTTACAATGGCTTCAATAGAGCAAATTTGAGTCTTGATGGCATAGCACAGTACACACCAAATGGCCTATTACAGTTAACAAATACTTCTAGGCTGCAAAAAGGCCATGCTTTTTATCCCACACCAATCAATTTCAAGAACTTACCAAATGgttcaaatttctctttttctacCACTTTTGTCTTTGCCATGGTGCCTTTTGTTTTGCCTGGTCATGGCATGGCTTTTGTTATTGCACCTGTTGGAGGGCTAGCAGATGCACTTCCAAGCCAATTTCTTGGCCTCTTCAATGATAACACTACCGGCAAAGTCAATGATCATGTTTTCGCGGTGGAGTTTGATACAGTTCAGAATAGAGAATTCAATGATATTGATGCTAACCATGTTGGAATCGACATCAATGGATTAAAATCCGTTGAATCGAAACCAGCAGGTTATTATGGTGTCAAATTCAATAACATGACACTTGCTAGTGGGCAGCCAATGCTGGGTTGGGTGGACTATGATGGTGTGGCTAAGCAAATTAATGTCACATTGGCTCCAATGAATATGGCAAAACCAAATGTTCCTCTTTTGTCTATATCCTATGATCTTTCACCAATCTTGAATGAAACGATGTTTATTGGCTTCTCTGGATCAACTGGCTCAATTTTTTCAACACAATATGTTCTAGGATGGAGCTTtaaaatgaatggaatagctCAAGGGCTTGATCTTGCTATGCTTCCTAAGCTTCCTCGAGTTGGACCGAAAAAACAATCTAAACTTTTGTTGATTGCTTTGCCAATGATATCAGCAGTTGTTCTAGTAATAGCCTTCTCTGTATTAATTTACTATGTAGGAAGGAAGAGGAAGTTCGCAGAATTGCTTGAAGATTGGGAGCTTGAGTATGGCCCTCATAGGTTTAAGTACAAAGATCTTTATATTGCCACTAAGGGGTTTGGCAACAAAGAGTTGTTAGGTTTTGGAGGCTTTGGCAGAGTCTATAGAGGAGTATTACCAACTTCTTCAATTGAGATAGCAGTCAAGAGGGTCTCTCATGAATCAAAACAAGGATTGAGGGAATTTGTAGCAGAAATTGTTAGTATTGGTCGGTTACGCCACAGGAATTTAGTGCCACTTTTGGGCTATTGCAGGCGCAAAGGAGAGTTGCTTTTGGTTTACGAATACATGCCTAATGGAAGTCTCGATAAGTTCCTATATGACAAACCAACATGTGCACTCAATTGGAACCAAAGATTTCGAGTCATCAAAGGCGTAGCATCAGCGCTAGTCTATCTACATGAAGAATGGGAACAAGTAGTAATTCACAGAGATGTGAAGGCTAGTAATGTGTTGTTAGACAGTGAATTGAATGCAAAGTTAGGTGATTTTGGCCTAGCAAGATTGTATGATCACGGGAGCGATCCACTCACTACACACATAGTTGGAACTGTAGGTTACCTTGCCCCTGAACAAACAAGAACTGGCAAAGCCACAACCATTAGTGATGTATATGCCTTTGGTGCATTTTTGCTTGAAGTGGCATGTGGGAGAAGGCCAATAGATCCAAGGGTATCAGACGAGGACATCGTGTTGGTTGATTATGTATTTTCATGTTGGAGTAGAGGTGATATTCTTGAAGCCATTGAtcaaaatttgggaaatgaaTATATTAAAGAAGAGGTTGAGTTGGTACTAAAACTTGGACTAGTTTGCTCTCAGACAGAGCCAGCAGCTAGACCAAGTATGAGGCAAGCTTTAATTTACTTAGAAGATATTGTGCCTCCACCACCGCCAGAGTTGTCATCGTTACAAAGTTCTACCCTTGGTTTCACATTTCCAGGGTTTGATCATCATTTGGCCATGTCTTCGTCATTTTCTGCAGATAAAGAACTTTCATATCCCTCCTCTGATTCAGACTCTCTACTTTATACTGGTCCATGA
- the LOC132057022 gene encoding LOW QUALITY PROTEIN: L-type lectin-domain containing receptor kinase IV.1-like (The sequence of the model RefSeq protein was modified relative to this genomic sequence to represent the inferred CDS: deleted 2 bases in 1 codon) produces the protein MVKIFSQSRILPMFFNFFILVALFLFDFAPASCEVDAFIYNGFQSGNVSLDGIAKFTSNGLLLLTDSKTQDQGHAFYPNPIHFKNSPNGTAFSFSTTFVFAISSDYPPLDGHGLVFIIAPHRGIRGAVANHYLGLFNSANNGNKSNHVVGVELDTIYSEDFGDINNNHVGIDINGLRSVASHPAGYFDGTGLFHNLSLISGQPMQVWVDYDGRTKQINVTVAPLHMGKPIWPLLVKSYDLSPVLDDTMYVGFSSSTGSVPTHHYILGWSFKTNGKAQELSQLPNLPRFGRKGTSRFVTIGLPLISLSLVVATSMVVYYVRRKKYEELLEDWEREYRPQRFKYKDLYIATKGFREKELLGAGGFGKVYKGVMPITKLEIAVKKISQESRQGVKEFVSEIVSIGRIQHRNVVPLLGYCRRKGELLLVYEYMSNGSLDKYLYDQPRLTLDWSQRFRVIRGVASGLFFLHEECDHVVVHRDVKASNVLLDGEVNGRLGDFGLARLYGHGTDPQTTRVVGTLGYLAPEHTRTGRATPSTDVFSFGAFLLEVACGRRPIQPRQDGDDFILVDWVFSCWNRGNILEAVDPNIGIDFVPGQVELVLKLGLFCSHSEPSFRPTMRQILLFLDGVVALPEFSALGVSSAGLTFDHRGGFDDFVKSYPSSSVYAHSRCPSVTDSLLSDGR, from the exons atggtcaaaatattttctcaatcaaGAATATTACCaatgttcttcaattttttcataCTAGTGGCTCTCTTCTTATTTGATTTTGCACCAGCTTCTTGTGAAGTTGATGCATTCATTTACAATGGATTCCAATCAGGTAATGTTAGTTTGGATGGCATAGCTAAGTTCACATCTAATGGCCTTTTGCTGTTAACAGATTCAAAAACACAAGATCAGGGCCATGCTTTCTATCCAAATCCAATTCATTTCAAGAATTCACCTAATGGTACTGCATTTTCTTTCTCCACAACTTTTGTGTTTGCGATAAGCTCTGATTATCCACCTTTGGATGGTCACGGGCTGGTTTTCATCATCGCGCCACACAGAGGAATTCGGGGAGCTGTAGCAAATCACTATCTTGGCCTTTTTAACTCAGCCAATAATGGGAATAAATCAAACCATGTTGTTGGAGTTGAGCTCGATACAATCTATAGTGAGGATTTTGGCGATATCAATAACAATCATGTTGGAATTGATATAAATGGATTGAGGTCTGTAGCATCTCATCCAGCAGGTTATTTTGATGGTACTGGCTTGTTTCATAACTTGTCTCTAATTAGTGGCCAGCCAATGCAAGTTTGGGTTGATTATGATGGCAGGACTAAGCAAATTAATGTAACAGTAGCTCCATTACATATGGGGAAACCAATTTGGCCACTTTTGGTGAAGAGTTATGATCTTTCACCAGTTCTTGATGATACCATGTATGTTGGTTTTTCATCATCAACTGGCTCAGTTCCAACACATCATTATATCTTGGGATGGAGCTTCAAGACAAATGGGAAAGCTCAAGAACTCTCTCAACTTCCTAATCTTCCTCGTTTTGGACGCAAAGGGACTTCAAGATTTGTAACGATTGGCTTGCCGTTAATCTCTTTG TCACTTGTTGTAGCAACCTCAATGGTGGTTTATTATGTAAGAAGGAAAAAGTATGAAGAACTTCTTGAAGATTGGGAACGCGAGTATAGACCGCAAAGGTTCAAGTATAAAGATTTGTACATAGCCACTAAGGGATTTAGAGAAAAAGAGCTATTGGGAGCTGGAGGATTTGGTAAAGTTTACAAAGGAGTGATGCCTATCACCAAACTTGAGATAGCTGTAAAGAAGATATCTCAGGAATCAAGACAAGGGGTGAAGgaatttgtttcggagatagtAAGCATAGGTCGTATACAACACAGGAACGTAGTACCACTTTTGGGTTACTGCAGGCGGAAAGGAGAGTTACTTTTGGTTTATGAATACATGTCTAATGGAAGTCTAGATAAGTATCTATACGACCAACCAAGACTCACTCTCGATTGGAGCCAGAGATTCAGAGTTATTAGAGGTGTAGCATCAGGACTATTTTTCCTACACGAAGAATGTGACCACGTAGTTGTTCATAGAGATGTTAAGGCCAGTAATGTCTTGTTGGATGGTGAAGTAAATGGAAGGCTAGGAGACTTTGGACTTGCAAGGCTATATGGTCATGGGACCGATCCTCAAACTACTCGTGTCGTTGGTACTCTTGGTTACCTTGCACCAGAGCATACCAGAACTGGCAGGGCAACACCTAGTACCGATGTATTTTCCTTTGGGGCTTTTTTGCTTGAAGTTGCCTGTGGTAGGAGGCCGATACAGCCAAGACAAGACGGtgatgattttattttggtCGATTGGGTGTTCTCGTGCTGGAATAGGGGTAATATTCTTGAGGCTGTTGATCCAAATATAGGCATTGATTTTGTTCCAGGACAAGtggagttggtgttgaagctGGGCTTGTTCTGCTCTCATTCAGAGCCCTCGTTTAGGCCAACTATGCGACAAATCTTGTTGTTCTTGGATGGTGTTGTGGCCTTACCAGAGTTCTCAGCACTCGGTGTTTCATCAGCTGGCCTAACATTTGACCATCGTGGAGGTTTTGATGATTTTGTCAAGTCGTATCCATCTTCTTCGGTTTATGCACATTCCCGCTGTCCATCTGTAACAGACTCTCTTCTCTCTGATGGTCGATGA
- the LOC132057021 gene encoding pre-mRNA-splicing factor ATP-dependent RNA helicase DEAH1-like → MLARKQKAYTLLEADDDEYNDVGEKSSLATRKKKYRKRVEIQDDEDDNAARNRRRTSRDQDDRDNSESEEEILRDQREREELERNIRERDAAGIRKLAQPKLSRKEEEKAIRRADALGRDDIANLRKVSRREYLKKRQEKKLEELRDEIEDEQYLFEGLKLTEAERRELTHKQKIYELVKKKSEDTDDDMVEYRMPDAYDHESGVNQKKRFSVASQHDRDLDAAGKTKPFAEQEAWEEHQIAKATLKYGSKNIKPRSDEYKFVFENQIEFIKAAVMDGVNADQKPPIESIEKSMAKSAFGKLQEDRKTLPIYHYRDDLLQAINDHQVLVIVGETGSGKTTQIPQYLHEAGYTKRGKIGCTQPRRVAAMSVAARVSQEMGVKLGNDVGYSIRFEDCTSEKTILKYMTDGMLLREFLGEPDLASYSVIMVDEAHERTLSTDILFGLVKDIARFRPDLKLLISSATLDAAKFSDYFDCAPIFKIPGRRFPVEIHYTKVPEADYMDAAVVTALQIHVTQPPGDILIFLTGQEEIETAEEIIKHRIRGLGTKIAELIVCPIYANLPTELQTKIFEPTPEGARKVVLSTNIAETSLTIDGIKYVIDPGFSKMKSYNPRTGMESLQVTPISKASANQRAGRSGRTGPGKCFRLYTAHNYMNDLEDNTVPEIQRTNLANVVLSLKSLGLGTMELMNFDFMDPPPSEALLTALELLFALGALNKLGELTTTGRKMAEFPLDPMLSKTIVASDKYKCSDEIISIAAMLSVGNSIFYRPKDKQVHADNAWMNFHTGNVGDHIALLRVYNSSKEANFSTDWCYENYIQVRSMKRARDIRDQLKGLLERVEIELTSNVNDVEAIKKCITSGFFTHSARLQKAGSYRTVKHPQTVNIHPSSGLVQSLPRWVVYHELVLTSKEYMRQVTELKPEWLVEIAPHYYQLKDVEDSSSKKMPRGIGRVS, encoded by the coding sequence ATGTTGGCGAGGAAGCAAAAGGCTTACACCCTTTTGGAAGCTGATGATGATGAATACAATGATGTTGGTGAGAAAAGTAGTTTGGCTACCCGTAAAAAGAAGTACAGGAAGAGGGTTGAAATCCAGGACGATGAAGACGACAATGCAGCCAGGAATAGGAGACGAACTTCAAGAGATCAAGATGACCGTGACAACTCTGAGTCGGAAGAAGAAATTCTTCGGGACCAAAGAGAGAGGGAGGAGTTGGAACGAAACATTAGAGAACGTGATGCTGCCGGGATTAGAAAGTTGGCACAGCCAAAATTATCGAGGAAGGAGGAAGAAAAGGCAATCAGGAGGGCTGATGCGTTGGGCCGAGATGACATTGCAAATTTGAGGAAAGTTTCGAGACgagaatacttgaagaaaaggCAGGAAAAGAAGCTCGAGGAACTCAGAGATGAAATCGAAGACGAGCAGTACTTGTTTGAGGGATTGAAGTTGACAGAAGCAGAGAGACGCGAACTAACACATAAGCAAAAAATATATGAACTAGTTAAGAAGAAATCAGAAGATACTGATGATGACATGGTCGAGTATAGGATGCCTGATGCCTATGATCATGAAAGTGGCGTAAATCAGAAAAAGAGATTTTCCGTGGCTTCGCAGCATGACAGGGATCTAGATGCTGCTGGAAAGACGAAACCTTTCGCAGAACAAGAAGCGTGGGAAGAACATCAAATTGCAAAAGCTACACTTAAATATGGGTCAAAAAATATAAAGCCAAGATCTGATGAATATAAATTCGTGTTCGAAAACCAAATTGAGTTCATAAAGGCAGCAGTAATGGATGGTGTTAATGCTGATCAAAAGCCTCCCATTGAGTCAATAGAGAAATCTATGGCTAAATCAGCATTTGGGAAACTTCAGGAAGATAGGAAGACACTACCAATTTATCACTACAGGGATGATCTGCTCCAAGCTATTAACGATCATCAGGTTCttgtgattgttggagaaacgGGCTCAGGGAAAACCACACAGATACCACAGTATCTACACGAGGCGGGGTATACTAAACGTGGGAAGATTGGATGTACTCAACCTCGTCGAGTTGCTGCAATGAGTGTTGCTGCACGTGTTTCTCAAGAAATGGGAGTCAAACTCGGCAATGATGTTGGCTACTCCATTCGGTTCGAAGATTGCACTTCCGAGAAAACGATTCTGAAATATATGACCGATGGAATGCTTCTACGAGAATTCCTTGGTGAGCCTGATCTAGCCAGCTACAGTGTCATTATGGTTGACGAGGCTCACGAAAGAACACTTTCGACTGACATTTTGTTTGGGTTAGTAAAGGATATTGCCCGATTTCGGCCTGATCTGAAGTTGCTTATATCAAGTGCCACTCTAGATGCAGCGAAGTTCAGCGATTATTTTGACTGTGCaccaatttttaaaattcctgGAAGACGGTTTCCAGTTGAGATACACTATACGAAAGTGCCAGAGGCGGATTATATGGATGCAGCAGTAGTAACGGCTCTTCAGATCCATGTAACTCAACCACCAGGCGATATATTAATCTTTTTGACTGGGCAGGAGGAGATAGAAACAGCGGAGGAGATCATTAAGCATCGGATACGGGGTCTAGGGACGAAGATTGCTGAGCTGATAGTTTGCCCGATATACGCAAACCTGCCAACAGAATTACAAACTAAGATATTTGAGCCCACTCCTGAAGGGGCTCGTAAGGTTGTCCTGTCTACAAATATTGCTGAAACATCACTGACAATCGATGGGATTAAATACGTTATTGATCCAGGATTTTCTAAGATGAAGTCTTACAACCCTCGGACGGGGATGGAGTCCTTACAGGTCACTCCTATATCTAAGGCGTCTGCCAACCAACGGGCTGGTCGATCTGGAAGAACGGGTCCTGGAAAGTGCTTTCGGTTATACACTGCACATAACTACATGAATGATTTGGAAGATAACACAGTCCCGGAAATACAAAGGACCAACCTTGCAAATGTTGTGCTCTCTCTCAAGAGCCTTGGGCTTGGGACTATGGAATTGATGAATTTCGACTTCATGGACCCCCCACCATCAGAAGCTCTACTTACAGCACTGGAACTGCTCTTTGCCCTTGGTGCCCTTAATAAGCTTGGCGAGTTAACAACAACAGGTAGAAAAATGGCCGAGTTTCCACTAGATCCGATGCTGTCCAAGACAATCGTTGCCTCCGACAAATACAAGTGTTCTGatgaaataataagtattgCTGCAATGCTTTCTGTGGGGAATTCAATCTTCTATCGTCCAAAGGACAAACAAGTCCACGCGGACAATGCATGGATGAATTTTCATACGGGCAATGTGGGAGATCATATCGCGCTGCTAAGGGTCTACAATTCCTCGAAGGAGGCAAACTTTTCAACAGATTGGTGCTATGAGAATTACATCCAGGTCAGAAGCATGAAGAGAGCTAGGGATATTCGAGATCAATTGAAAGGCCTGCTGGAAAGGGTGGAAATTGAGTTGACTTCAAATGTGAATGACGTGGAAGctataaagaagtgtataacATCAGGATTTTTCACACACTCAGCGAGACTACAAAAGGCTGGATCTTATCGAACTGTTAAACATCCCCAAACAGTTAACATTCACCCTAGCTCAGGTTTAGTGCAATCGCTTCCTAGATGGGTCGTCTACCATGAGCTAGTCTTGACGAGTAAGGAGTACATGCGACAGGTTACTGAACTGAAACCGGAATGGCTTGTAGAAATAGCTCCTCACTACTATCAGTTGAAGGATGTTGAAGACTCTAGCTCAAAGAAAATGCCTCGCGGAATTGGTCGTGTATCTTAG